TCCACAGGGAGCCAAGCAGAATGTGGCGTCTCTTTAGAGAGGTCATTGAAGGATTGGCACACATTCATCAGCAAGGCATGATACATCGAGACCTAAAGCCGGTCAACATATTCCTTGACTCAAGTGACCACGTCAAGATCGGAGACTTTGGACTGGCAACCACAGCATTACTATCAAGGGTAGAAACATCTGAGGTGCCAGAGCACATTGACCAGCCCACATCTGCCAGCTTGACGGGCCGTGTGGGTACGACGCTGTACACAGCACCTGAGCTTTTTGTGTCAACTGGTGGCCGTGTTGTGTATAGTCAGAAAGTGGACATCTACAGCCTAGGCATTATCCTCTTTGAGATGTCCTGGCCTGCACCCAACACTGCAATGGAGCGAGTTAAGTTGTTGGCGAACTTGAGGCTTCCCAGCATCAGTCTTCCGACTGATGCCTGCGACCTCCTCAGCAGCCAACAGATAAGCTTGATATGCTGGCTGCTACATCATGACCCGTCACAAAGACCCAGCGCAGCAGAACTGCTTGCTTCACCTCAGTTGCCCCCGCCACACTTGCAGGAGGCCCAAGCAACAGAAGTGCTTAATCACACTGTCTCCAATCCACAAAGTAAAGCTTTTAAGCATTTGGTTAATGCACTGTTCCAGCAGGAGGCTACTGTCGTCCAGGACTATGCCTATGATGTAGATATGCGCAAAGGCAACCCATTGCCTCATTCAGCATTGCTTTTCCGACATGTAAGGACATCTTTAGAGCATGTTCTTGTTAGGCATGGCGCTATGCCAGTGGTCATTCCTACACTGCTTCCAAAATGCCCAAGCAGTGAAGAAGATGATAATAAGGTTCATTTCATGGACCATGGAGGGTTGATAGTGTCATTGCCTCACAACATGAGGGTTCCATTTGCTCGTTATATAGCTAGACGCAGTGATGTTGTATCACTGAGACGATATGCAATTGAAAAAGTGTACCGTTCACGAAAGGTATTTGGTTGTCACCCACGAGAACTGCATGAATGTGCATTTGACATTGTTTGTTCAAGCCATCAAAGTGCCTTAACTCACTGTGCAGAAGTGCTCCACATTGGCAGTGAAATAGTGGCCGAGTTCCCTGAGCTGCAAGCACGAGGATACAGCATACGCTTGGGTCACACAGGTCTTATGCATTCATTattgatgcattgtggtgtaccTGAAAGCAGGTGGCCCCAAATACTGGCAGCATTGCGTACCGTTCAGTCTTCATCTAAgatacagcttcagcaggaacTCGATGCAGTGAACTTGGGCGACCAGGCTGTGGCACTTCTGACCCAGTTTTATGAAGTTGAAGACAATTTGACTAAGGTGACCTCTATGTATCGGTTTGTGGTGCGCCAGAAGGGCCCTGCAGCTGCCCTTGCCAGGCAAGCTTTGTATGATCTTGAGGCAGTGCTGCAGTCATCCTCGGCCCTGGCATTCCAGCTACCTGTGACAATTGTGCCTTGTCTTGTCTGTGATGAGCGCATGTACTCGGGCATCGTATTTGAAGTTGCCTGCCAGTCACACAGAAAAACACGTCGTCAGGGCCGTGATTTGTTAGCAGTGGGTGGCCGTTATGACAAACTGGTGGCTTCTTTTGCTGTGGCTGGTGCCAAAAGGGACCTAGCTGCTGTGGGAATCAGCTTTTCTATTGAGAAAATTGTACAAGCAGTGGCTGAAGACGGTGAAACACCATCCTTAGTAGAATGTGTTCTCGGGAACATGAGTGAAGTGTCCACGTCACTGCGAAACCAGCAACTAGCACTCTTAGCGCGACTGTGGAGCATGGATGTTCCGGCAGTCATGGCACCCCAAGATGGCATTGAAGAGGCCTCCTCCTTTTGTAGAGAAAACTTTGTTCCACATCTAGCCCTTCTTAAGGAGGCCGAACCTGGTTATCTAAGGCTTCGTAGCCTTGAGAAAGACCGCTTCACTGAAAAAAGACTGTCTGTATCTGAGCTTTGTGAACTTTTTGATAAAACTCCCCCGACTGAGCCAACAAGGCAAGAAGTTAATTCTAGTGGACCAACACTACGAATTGTGTTTAGTGTCGCAGAAAAGGTGTCCACGAGCAACAGACGGAGGTATGAATCTCAGATTGCGATTCAGCTGGCACCATTGGCTCAAGGGTTTCTTGGAAGGGTTTCTGTGGTGGATGTCATAGCAGTTGAGCTTACCGGAGATGTACTGCGGTCAGCTGTTGCATTGCTAAATATGGAAGCTGATGGGCGCAGTTATGAAGGCAGTGTGACTGCCCTTGTAGAAAAGCACCCCAGATGTAAGAAGCAGTTGCTTTTGCTTGCAGAGAAAGTGTACAGCCTCATATTTGAGGTTAAAAGGACAATTTTTGTGCTGTATGCTCTACAAGATAACAACTACAAGGTGGTTATAGTTCCTTCCAGAAGCTAGCACTGGAGGAAGCAATGCTCAGTTGTTTTATGCTGCCCTGTGTTGTGCCAAAGTGCTGGCTGGTCATTTGCAAACATATATCTGCATTTTTCATCTTCTGCATCCTAGTCAGGCCAATGCTGTTACACTGATTTCAGTGTGTTCTTTAAAACTGCCATGAGATTTTGtcaataaatatatttttttttaatttcttcttGAGTGCATTGTATGAAACTTAATGTGCTGCCCATTAAGGCTGCATTCTACAAAATATAACACCAATTCAAAACAATGCTAAAGGAATGTTGTGTTTATTTACCTGCATGATTATTTTTTCCGCTTACCTTTCAGCCCAAAGAATTATGGAAAGGAGTTACGGCTACAAGAGTAAATGCAGTAACACTTGCACATAGAATACTAACTGTGGCATTGAGAGTGATGGTATTGGTGGCAAAGGAAATGCAGGCTAAGATCTAGTTTcaatctgtctgtctgtctgtttttatatatatactgtatatagggtgtttcagcgaacactttcaaaaatccttaaaggttgcctgtggcagatagcacaattctagttcatgagctgatctactcgaagaggcggacattacttgcacaagaaattgaaatccataatcgaataattaaaaaaaatcactaattaaattttaaactaattacctgatggtaatatagcaatttacaaattgtagccgtggagttcgcaaggcggatccacttggaacaaatgctcgggatgacagcagtttcgagatattaattcacacactttgcggagaaatgcattggtgttccagttagggggggggggagggtgtcttaaaacgtcgctttatgcattgaagcacaaaattaactggaacgccaatgcatttctcagcaaagttcgggaattaatgtctcgaaactggtgtcatcctaagaaaTAATTCCAAGTGCATCCgatttgcgaactccacggctgcaatttgtaaattgcaatgtgggctatcaggtaattagttaaaaactgaattagtgagtttttgttgattagtcaattatgcatttaaatgttttgtgcaagtaatgttcgcctcttcgggtagaccagctcattaactagaattgggctatccgccacaggcaaccttaaataaatttggaaagtgttcgctgaaacaccctgtatatatatatagaatgaaAGAAAGGTGTGTGCTGATGCGACTGAGACACTCACCAACCTGGAGTTTCTAGTCACTTGGAAATTAAAGACATGGTGAAAAAGCTGATGGCCACAAAGGCACAAAGAAGCATAGTTTTGCACTGATGTCCTGTGTAATTTCACAGTTTGGCCTTCACAAGGTTCGTGCTGGCAGAGGAAAAATAT
The DNA window shown above is from Dermacentor silvarum isolate Dsil-2018 chromosome 1, BIME_Dsil_1.4, whole genome shotgun sequence and carries:
- the LOC119460993 gene encoding eIF-2-alpha kinase GCN2-like, which encodes MEEEDLKERQENEMKVLQSMFLDDVKDLRKNDKWKTWRPPEILLTLRPQQSMTPFQAHVQVDLHVKCNSQYPNVVPYVDVCNQKGLSNQALAELRKELQELTKQLVGEVMVLELAQHVQWFLRQHNTPERGSFYDEMLKNKEKQEAEKAREQQQQLNEQRLEEEKQRQAFELEILRHRQEMRVEARRRRTNSKISESKEHNCVHKPELLSFFSKSAEHTVQKGTCLGHSERGHSTFGGFDSTTGELVCIIQWSLKTDYHVATVEQELQTLTKLKHTNLVHYLGSLYIPEQRTFYVLQEFVKGCPLSSFIAQGIPLDMALLRSYTTGILQALQYLHCNSVVHKDLKESSIFVDCSGVVKVADFSIPRKIVDLCLPASYDAGPACKSKKKNDILQFGKVLLSLLRGEHATSTDIPSSLSLDAQDFLERCLAAQEQDRWSCEQLLSHPFLMEKGPSVENEPLDDEGPDESGSCALSSAGHSRLQGEFEVLRWLGRGGFGDVFKVRNKLDRCVYAIKRIQLNPSSKVLNRKIMREVKLLSRLNHENVVRYYNSWIEVTTHEQVPETLASSGVSTESTKGTSHEWSMPGGNAEDSNSSDNIFGCAFGDSSSSSDNIVFEGSREAESEVSEEPTAVTQARQFMFIQMEFCEKSTLRTAIDNGLHREPSRMWRLFREVIEGLAHIHQQGMIHRDLKPVNIFLDSSDHVKIGDFGLATTALLSRVETSEVPEHIDQPTSASLTGRVGTTLYTAPELFVSTGGRVVYSQKVDIYSLGIILFEMSWPAPNTAMERVKLLANLRLPSISLPTDACDLLSSQQISLICWLLHHDPSQRPSAAELLASPQLPPPHLQEAQATEVLNHTVSNPQSKAFKHLVNALFQQEATVVQDYAYDVDMRKGNPLPHSALLFRHVRTSLEHVLVRHGAMPVVIPTLLPKCPSSEEDDNKVHFMDHGGLIVSLPHNMRVPFARYIARRSDVVSLRRYAIEKVYRSRKVFGCHPRELHECAFDIVCSSHQSALTHCAEVLHIGSEIVAEFPELQARGYSIRLGHTGLMHSLLMHCGVPESRWPQILAALRTVQSSSKIQLQQELDAVNLGDQAVALLTQFYEVEDNLTKVTSMYRFVVRQKGPAAALARQALYDLEAVLQSSSALAFQLPVTIVPCLVCDERMYSGIVFEVACQSHRKTRRQGRDLLAVGGRYDKLVASFAVAGAKRDLAAVGISFSIEKIVQAVAEDGETPSLVECVLGNMSEVSTSLRNQQLALLARLWSMDVPAVMAPQDGIEEASSFCRENFVPHLALLKEAEPGYLRLRSLEKDRFTEKRLSVSELCELFDKTPPTEPTRQEVNSSGPTLRIVFSVAEKVSTSNRRRYESQIAIQLAPLAQGFLGRVSVVDVIAVELTGDVLRSAVALLNMEADGRSYEGSVTALVEKHPRCKKQLLLLAEKVYSLIFEVKRTIFVLYALQDNNYKVVIVPSRS